The following are from one region of the Sulfurimonas crateris genome:
- the mnmG gene encoding tRNA uridine-5-carboxymethylaminomethyl(34) synthesis enzyme MnmG — protein MKYDVIVVGGGHAGVEASLSCARMGAKTLLVSMLAENVGATSCNPAIGGLAKGHLVREIDALGGEMGLITDEAGIQFRILNQTKGPAVRGSRAQIDMDRYRVIARNKILTTPNLELVQEMVESLIVEDGKAVGVKTNLLNEYRAEKVIITSGTFLRGVIHVGEIKQEGGRFGEQSSVGLSESLRACGLEMGRLKTGTCARVDASSIDFSVMEKQDGDEIPSPFSFRTNRDEFRKTKKQIPCFIAYTNETTHNIIESNFYRAPLFTGQIEGTGPRYCPSIEDKINRFRDKDRHHLFIEPQTMENTECYINGMSTSLPPDVQQQMIRSVKGMENARIVRYGYAIEYDFVDPRELKHSLETKKIKGLYLAGQINGTTGYEEAAAQGLMAGINATLSLQGKEPLVLRRDEAYIGVLIDDLVTKGTKEPYRMFTSRAEYRLLLREESADTRLSRYGHAFGLIDDEVYAKVKSKNEQIQEGLRLLNETIFTPNKEFIEFLESMGEEKIKDTITAQQLVARKSFDVEKMLKLVPELAKYEPYTLEEILVEGKYSRYVQKQSEEIQKMKKYLKVEIPPSFDFRKISGLSKEIVEKLETFNPPTLQAAMNISGITPAAIEILHIFIKIEQKKINFKAEK, from the coding sequence ATGAAATATGATGTAATAGTGGTCGGCGGTGGACATGCGGGAGTTGAAGCATCTCTCTCATGCGCAAGGATGGGAGCGAAGACTCTGCTTGTCTCGATGCTTGCCGAAAATGTTGGAGCTACTAGCTGTAATCCTGCAATAGGCGGTTTGGCAAAAGGGCATTTGGTACGCGAGATAGATGCGCTCGGCGGAGAGATGGGTCTTATCACAGATGAAGCCGGGATACAGTTTCGCATACTCAACCAGACAAAGGGCCCTGCCGTTCGCGGAAGCCGCGCGCAGATAGATATGGATAGATACCGTGTAATTGCAAGAAACAAGATACTGACTACACCTAATCTTGAACTGGTTCAAGAGATGGTAGAGTCTCTTATAGTGGAAGATGGCAAAGCTGTAGGCGTTAAAACAAATCTTTTAAATGAGTACAGAGCAGAAAAAGTCATTATTACAAGCGGGACTTTTTTGCGTGGCGTTATTCATGTCGGCGAGATAAAGCAGGAGGGCGGACGCTTCGGAGAGCAGAGCAGTGTAGGGCTTAGCGAGTCTCTAAGAGCTTGCGGTCTTGAGATGGGAAGGCTGAAGACGGGAACGTGTGCCAGAGTGGATGCTTCTTCAATCGACTTCTCTGTTATGGAGAAGCAAGACGGCGATGAGATCCCAAGTCCTTTTAGTTTCAGAACCAACCGTGACGAGTTTAGAAAGACAAAGAAGCAGATTCCGTGCTTCATCGCTTACACAAATGAGACCACTCACAATATCATAGAGAGCAACTTTTACCGCGCACCTCTTTTTACGGGTCAGATCGAGGGGACGGGTCCTAGATACTGCCCGAGCATAGAAGATAAGATCAACCGTTTTCGCGACAAAGATAGACACCATCTTTTTATAGAGCCTCAAACTATGGAAAATACGGAGTGCTATATAAACGGCATGAGCACGTCGCTTCCGCCTGACGTTCAACAGCAGATGATCCGCTCTGTAAAAGGGATGGAAAATGCTAGGATAGTGCGCTACGGTTATGCCATAGAGTATGATTTTGTAGACCCAAGAGAGCTTAAACACTCGCTTGAGACAAAAAAGATAAAAGGGCTCTATCTTGCAGGACAGATAAACGGAACAACGGGCTATGAAGAGGCAGCCGCTCAAGGGCTTATGGCTGGGATAAACGCAACTTTGAGCCTTCAAGGCAAAGAGCCTCTTGTTCTGCGCCGTGATGAGGCTTACATCGGTGTTCTAATAGATGATTTGGTTACAAAAGGCACGAAAGAGCCTTATAGAATGTTTACTTCACGCGCCGAGTACAGACTGCTTCTGCGTGAAGAGTCGGCTGATACAAGACTGAGCCGTTACGGGCACGCTTTTGGACTGATCGACGATGAGGTTTATGCAAAAGTTAAATCAAAAAATGAGCAGATACAAGAGGGCTTAAGGCTTTTAAACGAGACTATTTTTACGCCAAACAAAGAGTTTATAGAGTTCTTGGAGTCTATGGGCGAAGAGAAGATAAAAGACACTATTACCGCTCAACAGCTTGTCGCACGCAAGAGTTTTGATGTAGAGAAGATGTTGAAACTTGTACCAGAGCTTGCAAAATATGAACCGTATACACTCGAAGAGATCTTAGTAGAGGGCAAATACTCACGCTATGTCCAAAAGCAGAGCGAAGAGATACAGAAGATGAAAAAGTACCTCAAAGTTGAGATTCCGCCGAGTTTTGATTTTAGAAAAATCAGCGGTCTGAGCAAAGAGATAGTCGAGAAGTTAGAAACCTTTAATCCGCCTACACTTCAAGCAGCGATGAACATAAGCGGGATTACTCCCGCAGCTATAGAGATCTTGCATATCTTTATAAAGATCGAGCAAAAAAAGATCAATTTTAAGGCAGAGAAATGA
- a CDS encoding tetratricopeptide repeat protein, which produces MIKKAHDAYNSQDFKTALELYTQLSDEGDADAMTSLGYMYQNAQGCQRDDAKALELYEKAAELKQPYALFNLALLYMNGLGGAPHNQFKAHELYMEAAIREVPQAMYEVALMLERGLGCLQNFSEAAFWYEEGAKRGHTESFNNLGVLYKEGHGVEMNETRSFICFKKAADGGLAEGLYNLGMLYDQGFGCEQNHDTALDYCRKAAYKGHEKAKEIIKGLQEEGKIVF; this is translated from the coding sequence ATGATAAAAAAAGCACATGACGCATATAACTCTCAAGATTTCAAAACTGCCCTTGAGCTCTATACGCAACTCTCAGATGAAGGCGATGCAGATGCTATGACCTCTTTGGGTTATATGTACCAAAACGCTCAGGGTTGCCAGAGAGATGATGCAAAAGCACTGGAACTTTACGAAAAAGCGGCTGAGCTTAAACAGCCTTACGCTCTTTTCAATCTTGCCCTTTTATATATGAACGGTCTTGGCGGCGCCCCTCATAACCAGTTTAAAGCGCATGAGCTATATATGGAAGCGGCGATCAGAGAGGTTCCCCAGGCGATGTATGAGGTTGCACTTATGCTTGAGCGCGGACTTGGATGCCTGCAAAACTTCTCAGAAGCGGCTTTTTGGTACGAAGAGGGAGCAAAGCGGGGACATACAGAGTCTTTTAACAATCTGGGTGTTTTATATAAAGAGGGACACGGTGTCGAGATGAACGAGACGAGAAGTTTTATCTGTTTTAAAAAAGCTGCCGACGGCGGTCTGGCGGAGGGGCTATATAACCTCGGAATGCTTTACGACCAAGGTTTTGGATGCGAACAAAATCACGACACAGCACTTGACTACTGCAGAAAAGCGGCATACAAAGGGCATGAAAAAGCAAAAGAGATCATAAAAGGTCTTCAAGAAGAGGGTAAAATAGTTTTCTAG
- the ribE gene encoding riboflavin synthase — translation MFTGLIREIADVKSLRGSTLSIRSKHKAKIGDSIAVNGACLTVIKVEHDGFSVELSPESQKLLAMENYKNEVHIEPAMMMGDRFEGHIVQGHVDAIGEIKEIKNSGNSFDVFIKVEKKFIPYIIPKGSITIDGVSLTVNEVFSDSFRLTIIPHTMKETLFKNYKKGSRVNIETDMFARYVEHIITHKKNTLTWDDIDSISARY, via the coding sequence TTGTTCACAGGATTAATACGCGAGATAGCAGATGTCAAGAGTTTACGCGGAAGTACGCTTAGCATCCGCTCAAAACATAAAGCCAAGATTGGCGACTCTATCGCCGTAAACGGTGCCTGCCTTACTGTCATAAAAGTTGAACATGACGGCTTTAGTGTCGAGCTATCTCCCGAGAGCCAGAAGCTTTTGGCTATGGAGAACTACAAAAATGAAGTCCATATAGAGCCTGCCATGATGATGGGAGACAGATTTGAAGGACATATCGTTCAGGGTCATGTCGATGCGATAGGCGAGATAAAAGAGATAAAAAACAGCGGCAACTCTTTTGATGTCTTTATAAAAGTAGAGAAAAAATTCATCCCCTATATCATTCCAAAAGGCTCGATTACTATCGACGGTGTAAGCTTGACAGTCAACGAAGTCTTTTCAGATAGTTTCAGGCTTACAATAATACCTCACACTATGAAAGAGACGCTCTTTAAAAACTATAAAAAAGGTTCGCGCGTAAACATAGAGACCGATATGTTCGCAAGATATGTAGAGCATATTATCACTCACAAAAAAAATACTCTTACATGGGACGATATCGACTCAATATCAGCTAGATACTGA
- a CDS encoding cytochrome b — MAHFTKATSVKDWLNQRLAIEKVEKVMASEYWIPKNINFLWAMGMILAITFALLLVSGIFLLMYYQPHVDFAFDSVNYTIMREVDFGWLWRHVHGVAASVVFLVIYIHMFTGIYYGSYKKGREMIWISGMLLFVTFSAEAFSGYMLPWGQMSYWAGMVITNIFSLGDLHLDGLVEWIRGDYVPAQAFLTRFFMLHVLLLPLAIMGLIGLHFAALRIPHVNNQDGEEIDFEAESKKYLDGDKAGSKVMRFGNDFLSKDMMVVGVFLIFFFYLVFYNYSFALDPVNFDPADMLKTPAHIYPEWYFLWSYEILRPFSVNIGLIAFGFAQVIFVLLPWLDRSPNVAPANRRGAFSIWFWLLLIDMIVLTAMGKLPPEGIFSTIGLVAALGFIILWVALPFITMNEKKV, encoded by the coding sequence ATGGCACATTTTACAAAAGCAACAAGTGTTAAAGATTGGCTAAACCAGCGTTTAGCAATTGAAAAAGTTGAAAAAGTTATGGCATCCGAGTACTGGATCCCGAAAAATATTAACTTTTTATGGGCAATGGGTATGATCTTAGCAATTACCTTTGCATTACTATTAGTTTCAGGGATCTTCCTTTTAATGTACTATCAACCACACGTTGATTTTGCGTTTGACAGTGTAAACTACACTATCATGAGAGAGGTTGACTTTGGTTGGTTATGGAGACATGTTCACGGTGTGGCTGCATCGGTTGTTTTCTTGGTTATATATATCCATATGTTCACGGGTATCTACTACGGCTCTTATAAAAAGGGACGTGAGATGATCTGGATCTCAGGTATGCTTCTTTTCGTTACTTTTTCTGCTGAAGCGTTTTCTGGTTATATGCTTCCATGGGGTCAAATGAGCTACTGGGCAGGTATGGTTATTACAAATATTTTCAGCCTTGGTGACCTACACTTAGACGGTCTTGTTGAGTGGATTCGTGGGGATTATGTTCCTGCTCAAGCATTCTTAACTCGTTTCTTTATGCTTCACGTACTTCTTTTACCGTTGGCGATTATGGGACTTATAGGGCTTCACTTTGCTGCTCTTCGTATTCCTCACGTTAATAATCAAGATGGAGAAGAGATCGACTTTGAAGCTGAGAGTAAAAAATATTTAGACGGCGACAAAGCTGGTTCAAAAGTTATGCGTTTTGGTAACGATTTCTTGAGTAAAGATATGATGGTTGTAGGTGTGTTTTTAATATTCTTCTTCTATCTTGTATTTTACAACTACAGTTTTGCACTTGACCCTGTAAACTTTGACCCTGCAGATATGCTTAAAACTCCTGCACACATCTACCCTGAGTGGTACTTCTTGTGGTCTTATGAGATCTTGCGTCCGTTCTCTGTAAACATCGGTCTAATAGCATTCGGTTTTGCACAGGTTATCTTTGTTCTTCTTCCATGGTTAGACAGAAGTCCAAATGTTGCTCCTGCAAATCGTCGTGGAGCTTTTAGTATCTGGTTCTGGTTGTTGTTAATCGATATGATAGTTCTTACTGCAATGGGTAAACTCCCTCCAGAAGGTATATTTAGTACCATCGGTTTAGTGGCTGCGCTTGGATTTATAATACTATGGGTAGCGCTTCCATTTATTACAATGAATGAAAAAAAAGTATAA
- the petA gene encoding ubiquinol-cytochrome c reductase iron-sulfur subunit, which produces MHNSSRRGFMGKAFGAVAGVGAVGSLVAMKKSWDPLPSVKAAGFTTLDMTIYPEGELITEKWRGKPIFVLKKTAEMIASQTESQKARSVTVGGSEFMIAIGLCTHLGCIPSYNPAEKSFLCACHGGMFNWAGEVTKVPPPRAFDIPPFKIEGNNMILGEVGPEYKAMKDSGITL; this is translated from the coding sequence ATGCATAACAGTAGCCGTAGAGGTTTTATGGGCAAAGCATTTGGCGCCGTAGCAGGCGTTGGTGCGGTTGGTTCATTGGTTGCAATGAAGAAGTCTTGGGATCCGCTTCCAAGCGTTAAAGCTGCAGGCTTTACTACTCTTGATATGACAATATATCCAGAGGGTGAGTTAATAACAGAAAAGTGGAGAGGAAAGCCGATCTTTGTTTTGAAAAAAACAGCTGAAATGATCGCTAGTCAGACAGAGAGTCAAAAAGCAAGAAGTGTTACGGTCGGAGGCTCTGAGTTTATGATCGCTATCGGTTTATGCACGCACTTAGGCTGTATTCCAAGTTACAATCCCGCAGAGAAATCTTTCTTATGCGCTTGTCACGGTGGTATGTTTAACTGGGCAGGTGAAGTTACAAAAGTTCCGCCACCGCGTGCATTTGATATTCCTCCATTTAAAATTGAAGGTAACAATATGATTCTTGGCGAAGTAGGCCCTGAATACAAAGCTATGAAAGATAGCGGAATAACGCTTTAA